The Fusobacterium sp. FSA-380-WT-3A region CTATCTTTTGATAAAATCATTATAACAATAAATTTGCTTTTTTTGAAATATTAATTTATAATACTACTATAAGAAAAACTTATAGCAAATTTTAAGGAGTTATTATGACTTTAAAAGATATGGAGTATGTTTTTTATATAGCTCAATTTAAAAATTTTTCTAAAGCAGCAGAACATCTTTTTATTAGTCAATCAGCTTTAAGTCAATCTATTAATAAATTAGAAGAAGAATTAGGACTTCAACTTTTCAGAAGAACTAGTAAAGGAGTTTCTCTTACTTATGCTGGAGAATTTTTCTTAAAAGAAAGTGAAAAAATAATATCTGAAGTTAAAATTCTAAAAGAAAAATTAGAAGGATTATCTAGTTGTAAAAAAAGAACTTTAGGTATAGGAGTTTTTCAATTTTATGGAAGATATTTTTTACCAAAAATTATTCCTGAATTTAGAAAACTTTTTCCAGATGTTCAGATAAAAATAATAGAAGATTCTCCTTATAATCTTGAAAAAATTTTACTAGAAGATGAAGTTGATTTAGTAATCTCTGCTTTTGTTGATTTTAATCCAAAACTTATTTATAAAAAAATTGTTACTGAGCATATATTATTAGCTGTTCCTAAAATTAATCCACTTACATCAAATATAAAAGATAAGTTTATAGATTTATCCTCCTTTAAAAACGAAAATTTTATTTTGCTTATGAAAGGAATAAAAGCTAGAAAAAATATTGATAAAATTTGTGAATCTTTAAACTTTAATCCAAATTGCATCTTAGAAACAAAAGATTTTGAAACAGTTAACTCCCTAGTATCAAAAAATTTAGGAGTAGGATTTGTTCCTGGGTCTGTTGAAAAATTAGATGGAGTTGTTTACTATAAAATAAAAAATTCTTATAGTCAGAGAGAATTCTTTATTGCGTATAAAAAAAATACTCAAAAACCTTATATTATTTCTGAATTTACAAAATTAACTTTATTATCTATAAATAAAGAAAATAAAAAAATTTAATTTCTATAAAGGAGTGAAAT contains the following coding sequences:
- a CDS encoding LysR family transcriptional regulator is translated as MTLKDMEYVFYIAQFKNFSKAAEHLFISQSALSQSINKLEEELGLQLFRRTSKGVSLTYAGEFFLKESEKIISEVKILKEKLEGLSSCKKRTLGIGVFQFYGRYFLPKIIPEFRKLFPDVQIKIIEDSPYNLEKILLEDEVDLVISAFVDFNPKLIYKKIVTEHILLAVPKINPLTSNIKDKFIDLSSFKNENFILLMKGIKARKNIDKICESLNFNPNCILETKDFETVNSLVSKNLGVGFVPGSVEKLDGVVYYKIKNSYSQREFFIAYKKNTQKPYIISEFTKLTLLSINKENKKI